The following are from one region of the Geoalkalibacter subterraneus genome:
- a CDS encoding antitoxin MazE family protein, which translates to MPCHAKTSKDRVKTHRRRMRAAGLKAVQIWVPDTRIPGFSEECRRQSRIIRNDPEEVRELEQLAEMADWSEE; encoded by the coding sequence ATGCCCTGTCATGCGAAAACATCCAAAGATCGAGTAAAAACCCACCGCCGCAGGATGCGTGCAGCCGGCCTCAAGGCTGTCCAAATCTGGGTTCCGGATACTCGTATTCCGGGATTTTCCGAAGAATGCCGCCGGCAGTCACGAATCATCCGTAATGATCCCGAAGAGGTGCGTGAGTTGGAGCAGCTTGCTGAAATGGCCGACTGGAGCGAAGAATGA